From Nicotiana tabacum cultivar K326 chromosome 22, ASM71507v2, whole genome shotgun sequence, one genomic window encodes:
- the LOC107789075 gene encoding uncharacterized protein LOC107789075 has translation MAMTLLVLLLKEEEKDWVLDYCNGESVEEIFSRFSKILEDLKSLGRPIKSGEQPNSTRKKKTVSFKATIAESENEEEEEEHDENIAMLSQIVTSMMGKNRYSRRGRSNFRKGRTSNENDKNDGRCYECGKYGHIQADCPELKKKLSKNFQKKKSCGACSDEEEYDHEEIANMCFMVTKEDSNKDSDKPELMAENEADEEEDSDELCFMADKGTSEVRLPSYPNWYELQDFVDIALTEIEKVLGELRKIQREKKDWALKLEVCEIERDTLQDEVNELKLQLNGLLKSTSHSSVKSNQTVPHTSLIRTRNSLGCSYCGSKTTADGLDGGTVTFGDKSKGNVIGVEKVSLSSTCDVDEVYLVEELGYNLLSISQLCDDDYEVRFKKHGWFIEDESCKVILSGNREKMFLLSVTWKALNFLTSSSQASNFLSSSISPPFFKEMAKTSKTVPQKETHSASRLATKAKETVSRTGVDEPAQEPPLKMFTLEG, from the exons ATGGCTATGACGCTTTTGGTTTTATTACTGAAAGAGGAGGAAAAGGACTGGGTTTTGGATTATTGCA ATGGAGAATCAGTGGAAGAAATATTCTCCAGGTTCAGTAAAATCCTTGAAGATTTAAAGTCTCTTGGTAGACCAATCAAAAGTGGAGAACAG CCAAATTCAACAAGAAAGAAGAAAACGGTTTCCTTTAAAGCAACTATTGCTGAatcagaaaatgaagaagaggaggaagaacaTGATGAAAATATAGCCATGCTCTCCCAAATTGTCACAAGCATGATGGGGAAAAACAGATATAGCAGAAGAGGTAGATCAAACTTCAGAAAAGGAAGGACGAGcaatgaaaatgataaaaatgatggAAGATGCTATGAATGTGGAAAATACGGACACATTCAAGCTGATTGTCCAGAACTGAAAAAAAAACTAAGCAAGAACtttcaaaagaagaagtcttgTGGAGCCTGTAGCGATGAAGAAGAATATGACCATGAAGAAATTGCAAATATGTGTTTCATGGTCACAAAAGAAGATAGCAATAAAGACTCAGATAAGCCTGAGCTCATGGCAGAAAATGAAGCAGATGAGGAAGAAGACTCCGACGAACTCTGTTTTATGGCAGACAAAGGAACCAGTGAGGTACGTCTTCCTTCGTATCCCAACTGGTATGAGCTTCAAGATTTTGTGGATATTGCTCTTACAGAAATCGAAAAAGTTTTAGGAGAACTCAGAAAAatccaaagagaaaagaaagattgGGCCCTGAAGTTAGAAGTATGTGAAATTGAGCGTGACACGCTTCAAGATGAAGTTAATGAACTTAAACTTCAACTGAATGGATTACTAAAATCCACAAGTCATAGTTCTGTCAAATCAAATCAGACTGTTCCTCATACATCTTTGATTAGAACTAGAAACTCTCTGGGATGCTCTTATTGTG GATCAAAGACAACAGCAGATGG ACTAGATGGAGGAACAGTTACATTTGGAGACAAATCAAAAGGAAATGTAATTGGCGTTGAAAAAGTTTCTCTCAGCTCAACATGTGATGTAGATGAAGTGTATCTGGTTGAAGAACTTGGGTACAATCTTCTCAGCATTAGTCAACTATGTGATGATGACTATGAGGTTCGGTTCAAAAAACATGGTTGGTTTATTGAAGATGAATCATGTAAAGTTATTCTCTCTGGAAATAGGGAAAAAATGTTTTTACTATCAGTAACTTGGAAAGCTCTA AATTTTCTTACATCTTCATCTCAAGCCTCCAACTTCCTTTCTTCCTCTATTTCTCCTCCATTTTTCAAAGAAATGGCAAAGACCTCAAAAaccgttccccaaaaagaaacacATTCTGCTTCGCGCCTGGCAACTAAGGCAAAAGAAACTGTTTCGCGTACTGGCGTCGATGAACCAGCACAGGAACCCCCTTTGAAAATGTTCACCCTCGAAGGATGA
- the LOC107789074 gene encoding uncharacterized protein LOC107789074, which yields CSDSKTRSLKCVGKVLRIVELCFVLLLLSWISTRLPFAVKISGEYFRQLIGVLLSPCFIFILCNFIVLTLLLKSGGLFSGDYSSTFRNVDETELYDSFLKKSEFSSNFSSEKEDVEIVYEDKQMIFEKSSVKNEDSRGSDEEPEMAKVKAMESKGPIRRTQSENLDRKSVEEICVKFRRPETEKCVKVENSGEVSPSTETAYGVDGLSNEEFQKAIEKFIAKQVKFHQQEKLAIVLHSQA from the coding sequence TGCAGCGATTCTAAAACTCGCAGTCTCAAATGCGTTGGGAAAGTTTTACGCATTGTTGAGTTGTGCTTTGTGCTTCTTCTGTTGTCATGGATTTCCACTCGCTTACCTTTCGCGGTGAAAATCTCCGGCGAGTATTTCCGTCAACTCATCGGTGTACTACTTAGTCCTTGCTTCATCTTCATCCTATGCAACTTTATCGTCCTCACTCTCCTCTTGAAGTCCGGCGGCCTCTTCTCCGGTGACTACTCTTCCACATTCCGCAATGTCGATGAAACTGAACTCTACGACTCGTTTCTCAAAAAGTCGGAGTTTTCGTCTAATTTTTCGTCCGAAAAGGAAGATGTAGAGATTGTGTACGAAGACAAACAGATGATATTTGAAAAGAGCTCAGTGAAAAATGAGGATTCACGTGGTTCCGACGAAGAACCGGAAATGGCTAAAGTTAAGGCAATGGAATCAAAAGGTCCGATAAGGAGAACGCAATCGGAGAATCTGGATAGGAAGAGTGTAGAGGAAATTTGCGTGAAGTTTCGGAGACCGGAGACAGAGAAGTGCGTGAAAGttgaaaattccggcgaggtatCGCCGTCAACGGAGACAGCGTATGGAGTTGACGGATTAAGTAATGAGGAGTTTCAGAAGGCTATAGAAAAGTTTATTGCTAAGCAAGTCAAGTTTCATCAACAAGAGAAGTTGGCTATTGTACTTCATAGCCAAGCTTAG